A window of the Haloarcula litorea genome harbors these coding sequences:
- a CDS encoding PKD domain-containing protein, which translates to MDLVGDDRAQSVQIGAVLLFGILIVAFSSYQAFVVPDQNRAVEFDHSQRVQSQMQELRNVVVSSTGESSARSVSVSLGTQYPNRALAVNPGPPSGSLRTVGSTNTAVNVSVRNATAAGETGDYWNETRNYSTGGLAYQPSYNLYTNAPRTVYEQTVLYSEFRSGDITLANQTFIDGNEITLITLNGSLSRSSSGTTSVDVRPVSTSTQTVTIESESDSAPLTLAFASSRPESYWDFLEATEPNVTGVKTDDGAAPDPFYGVQVNLSADQTYRLRMTKVGVGTQVTDENTAYLTDVEGNGTPVSQGETTELVLEVRDRYNNPPANVSDTRVYAHVDAGSLAGDTNDNGTAGKVPDGDGRVRFTYTAPSSATGAKQINVSYAGAAAAEDPALAPGTVQNVTMTVDVQATGGGGGGGAYTVDWQRPPFGTRIANEELRFRIASTPLDEEVGLRSPPFLARVTESGSAIAFTDIDYGVGDSTVVRPTPSDGETNASGYNETGLTWQSDGRSKVYAASGGSSDRTEVTFDRLLNESFEDPEDALVANGWVYNTTAGDGDASVIDGPTNPAPSGSRVAVIKGDASESNRAIELNYSLDTTAYESVTVTYVAREPEGGAAEPEAEENLKLDYYSEADSKWVEVDNVTARDSNDAEPEDHYRRVTIEGVPNATSDGFKIRFRQGQTTGDDPWYIDSVDVVGASEGTVPGSLNQAPVPAFRYSPDSPSAGDSITFDANRSDDPDDADIASYEWDWTSDGTYEATGKDASHVYSTDGTYTVTLRVTDARGASATATQTVTVGSGVGGGGGGGGDFTSTTATAQLPEVGQQRQIFTFTADGRIPAGTAIEFNLDDPQQQSPLQVDYSNLNAIDANVSLSNTNSNTNGDTGFFSITPSTDIADGQTVRVGIQPLRTGGSGQYDVTVTRGDTGNTSTTSFDVARNAGGAEISNFEASDLVADTTGQQQTFTFTLEDSLAGGERINLGLSPAEATGDVSYQGLNSVNVSTSNTNFNKNGGQAWVLIEAPAGGYAAGTSIEIVVNANTDLMTNEPYEIGITRGDAGTTSTTFTQANDPGAIQFSNFQGFSADPAADEFTIDQVQVQDADNDDDLDSIEYVVTDSSGTVVASRTVTGIGPAQYQPAGTPAVTISGTVQEGESYTVTATANDANGNSDSASLTTTAPSSPTVSISSATHDANTGNNDRTHTISVTFTGSDPDGDLASYTVTVYDSSGQGYTVGSETNSYSGGQTTIQLSDTNQGNGQGDDPYFVVVQVEDSTGLTDATNETTVQG; encoded by the coding sequence ATGGATCTGGTGGGTGACGACCGAGCGCAGTCGGTGCAGATCGGTGCCGTCCTGCTGTTCGGTATCCTCATCGTCGCCTTCTCCTCCTACCAGGCGTTCGTCGTCCCCGACCAGAACCGCGCCGTCGAGTTCGACCACAGCCAGCGGGTACAGTCCCAGATGCAGGAGCTGCGCAACGTCGTGGTGTCGTCGACCGGCGAGTCGAGCGCCCGCTCCGTCTCCGTCAGTCTCGGGACCCAGTACCCGAACCGAGCGCTCGCGGTCAACCCCGGGCCGCCATCCGGGTCGTTACGGACGGTCGGGTCGACGAACACCGCGGTCAACGTCAGCGTTCGGAACGCGACGGCGGCGGGCGAGACGGGGGACTACTGGAACGAGACACGGAACTACTCGACGGGCGGTCTCGCCTACCAGCCCTCCTACAACCTCTACACCAACGCCCCGCGAACGGTGTACGAGCAGACGGTTCTCTACAGCGAGTTCAGGAGCGGCGACATCACGCTGGCGAACCAGACGTTCATCGACGGCAACGAGATCACGCTGATAACGCTCAACGGCTCGCTCTCACGCAGTTCCAGCGGCACGACGTCCGTCGACGTTCGGCCGGTCAGCACCTCGACACAGACGGTGACGATAGAGAGCGAAAGCGACAGCGCACCGCTGACGCTGGCGTTCGCGTCGTCCCGGCCGGAGTCGTACTGGGACTTCCTCGAGGCCACGGAACCGAACGTGACCGGCGTCAAGACCGACGACGGCGCGGCTCCCGATCCCTTCTACGGCGTGCAGGTGAACCTCTCGGCCGACCAGACCTACCGCCTCCGGATGACGAAGGTCGGGGTCGGGACGCAGGTGACCGACGAGAACACCGCCTACCTGACCGACGTCGAGGGCAACGGCACACCGGTCTCGCAGGGGGAGACGACGGAACTCGTCCTGGAGGTCCGCGACCGGTACAACAATCCGCCGGCCAACGTCTCCGACACCCGGGTCTACGCACACGTCGACGCCGGGAGCCTCGCGGGCGACACGAACGACAACGGGACCGCCGGCAAGGTGCCGGACGGCGACGGCCGCGTCCGGTTCACGTACACGGCACCGTCCTCGGCGACCGGAGCGAAACAGATCAACGTCAGTTACGCCGGTGCGGCGGCGGCGGAGGACCCCGCACTGGCTCCCGGGACCGTTCAGAACGTCACGATGACCGTCGACGTGCAGGCCACGGGTGGCGGCGGGGGCGGCGGTGCGTACACCGTCGACTGGCAGCGGCCACCGTTCGGAACTCGAATCGCGAACGAGGAACTCCGCTTCAGGATCGCCAGTACACCCCTCGACGAGGAGGTGGGGCTTCGAAGTCCCCCGTTCCTCGCGCGTGTCACCGAGAGCGGGAGCGCGATCGCGTTCACGGACATCGACTACGGCGTGGGCGACAGCACGGTCGTCAGACCGACGCCCAGCGACGGTGAGACCAACGCCTCCGGCTACAACGAGACGGGACTGACCTGGCAGTCCGACGGTCGCTCGAAGGTGTACGCGGCGAGCGGCGGGTCGAGCGACAGGACGGAGGTGACGTTCGACCGCCTGCTCAACGAGAGCTTCGAGGACCCCGAGGACGCGCTGGTGGCCAACGGCTGGGTCTACAACACGACCGCCGGCGACGGGGACGCGAGCGTGATCGACGGGCCGACAAACCCAGCGCCCTCGGGGAGCCGCGTGGCGGTCATCAAGGGGGACGCGTCGGAGTCCAACCGGGCGATCGAGCTCAACTACTCGCTCGACACGACGGCCTACGAGTCGGTGACGGTCACGTATGTCGCACGGGAGCCGGAGGGGGGAGCGGCCGAGCCCGAGGCCGAGGAGAACCTGAAACTGGACTACTACAGCGAGGCGGACTCGAAGTGGGTCGAGGTCGACAACGTGACCGCCCGGGACTCCAACGACGCGGAGCCCGAGGATCACTACCGCCGAGTGACGATCGAGGGAGTGCCCAACGCCACCTCGGACGGGTTCAAGATCCGGTTCCGGCAGGGCCAGACGACCGGTGACGACCCGTGGTACATCGACAGTGTCGACGTGGTCGGCGCGAGTGAGGGCACGGTCCCGGGGAGCCTGAACCAGGCCCCGGTGCCGGCGTTCCGGTACTCGCCGGACAGTCCGTCGGCCGGTGACTCCATCACTTTCGACGCGAACCGCTCGGACGACCCCGACGACGCCGACATCGCGTCCTACGAGTGGGACTGGACCAGTGACGGGACCTACGAGGCGACCGGCAAGGACGCGTCCCACGTGTACTCGACCGACGGAACCTACACCGTCACCCTGCGGGTCACGGACGCTCGCGGTGCGTCGGCGACGGCCACGCAAACCGTCACCGTCGGGAGCGGCGTCGGTGGCGGTGGTGGCGGCGGCGGGGACTTCACGAGTACGACAGCCACCGCGCAGCTCCCCGAGGTCGGGCAGCAGCGACAGATCTTCACGTTCACCGCCGACGGTCGAATCCCGGCCGGAACGGCGATCGAGTTCAACCTCGACGATCCACAGCAGCAGAGCCCGCTCCAGGTCGACTACAGCAACCTCAACGCGATCGACGCCAACGTCTCGCTGTCGAACACGAACTCGAACACGAACGGGGACACCGGGTTCTTCAGCATCACACCAAGCACGGACATCGCGGACGGACAGACCGTCAGGGTCGGGATACAGCCGCTCAGGACCGGTGGGAGCGGCCAGTACGACGTGACGGTGACTCGTGGTGACACCGGGAACACGTCCACTACCTCCTTCGACGTGGCTCGGAACGCCGGCGGGGCCGAGATCTCGAACTTCGAGGCGTCGGACCTCGTCGCCGACACGACGGGACAGCAACAGACGTTCACGTTCACACTGGAGGACTCGCTCGCCGGTGGCGAGCGTATCAACCTCGGCCTGTCCCCGGCCGAGGCGACGGGAGACGTGTCGTACCAGGGGCTGAACTCCGTAAACGTCTCGACGAGCAACACGAACTTCAACAAGAACGGCGGTCAGGCGTGGGTCCTGATCGAGGCCCCCGCGGGCGGATACGCGGCCGGAACGTCCATCGAGATCGTAGTCAACGCGAACACCGATCTGATGACGAACGAACCGTACGAGATCGGGATCACCCGCGGTGACGCCGGGACCACGAGCACGACCTTCACGCAGGCCAACGACCCGGGCGCGATCCAGTTCTCGAACTTCCAGGGCTTCTCGGCGGACCCGGCGGCCGACGAGTTCACGATCGACCAGGTCCAGGTCCAGGACGCCGACAACGACGACGACCTCGACAGCATCGAGTACGTCGTCACCGACAGCAGCGGAACCGTCGTCGCCTCCAGGACCGTGACCGGTATCGGCCCGGCCCAGTACCAGCCCGCCGGCACCCCGGCGGTCACCATCAGCGGGACGGTCCAGGAGGGCGAGAGCTACACCGTCACCGCCACGGCCAACGACGCCAACGGCAACTCCGATAGCGCCAGTCTCACGACGACCGCGCCGAGCAGTCCGACCGTCAGTATCAGTTCCGCTACGCACGACGCGAACACGGGGAACAACGACCGGACCCACACCATCAGCGTCACTTTCACCGGATCTGATCCGGACGGCGACCTCGCGAGCTACACGGTGACCGTGTACGACAGCAGTGGTCAGGGCTATACGGTCGGGTCCGAAACGAACAGCTACTCCGGTGGGCAGACGACGATCCAACTCAGCGACACGAACCAGGGCAACGGACAGGGCGACGACCCCTACTTCGTCGTCGTCCAGGTCGAGGACAGCACCGGCCTGACCGACGCCACGAACGAGACGACGGTTCAGGGGTAG
- a CDS encoding DUF2150 family protein, protein MSTPPGEYYTEERWQNWLDRIDEEGVDPEDEDSARLLLNLQDDAAIAVAKILTDYEDGDLDEETTLDELAGVQEIVLADLDIEDEETMMLVDGVQTSLVCVFYAAEEYVAEGVADEATVADYIGAAADAEAEEDLDAALGYCVQAGTRVIDGDELPMDVAEDLEYGLVSEWVNGLDSLQTAMSDPEVVEEEDES, encoded by the coding sequence ATGAGCACTCCGCCGGGGGAGTACTACACCGAGGAACGCTGGCAGAACTGGCTCGACCGCATCGACGAGGAGGGGGTCGACCCCGAGGACGAGGACTCGGCGCGCCTGCTGTTGAACCTGCAGGACGACGCCGCCATCGCCGTCGCGAAGATCCTCACCGACTACGAGGACGGCGACCTCGACGAGGAGACGACGCTGGACGAGCTGGCCGGCGTCCAGGAGATCGTCCTCGCGGACCTCGACATCGAGGACGAGGAGACGATGATGCTCGTCGACGGCGTCCAGACCTCGCTGGTCTGTGTCTTCTACGCCGCCGAGGAGTACGTCGCCGAGGGCGTCGCCGACGAGGCGACCGTCGCCGACTACATCGGTGCCGCCGCCGACGCCGAGGCCGAGGAGGACCTCGACGCGGCGCTCGGCTACTGCGTCCAGGCCGGCACCCGCGTCATCGACGGCGACGAACTGCCGATGGACGTGGCCGAGGACCTGGAGTACGGGCTGGTCTCCGAGTGGGTCAACGGGCTGGACAGCCTCCAGACGGCGATGAGCGACCCCGAGGTCGTCGAGGAAGAGGACGAGAGCTGA
- the pdxS gene encoding pyridoxal 5'-phosphate synthase lyase subunit PdxS: MPESTDLEELRRGTDLVKRGFAKMQKGGVIMDVVNRQQARIAEDVGAVAVMNLEAVPADIRKRGGVARMADPASLEAIIDEVSIPVMGKARIGHTKEAQILEAAGADMVDESEVLTPADDRYHIDKREFTAPFVCGARNLQEALRRIDEGAAMIRTKGEAGTGDVNQAVHHQRNIKGSIRKLEGMSHEEREKWAREHEAPAELVHETADMGRLPVVNFAAGGIATPADAALMMHHGCDGIFVGSGIFGAEDPEAMGTAIVEAVNNWDDPETLKEIASDVGKGMSGDANADLPEEEKLQGRGV; encoded by the coding sequence ATGCCCGAATCGACCGATCTGGAGGAGCTCCGCCGCGGCACTGATCTCGTCAAGCGCGGCTTCGCGAAGATGCAGAAGGGCGGCGTCATCATGGACGTCGTGAACCGCCAGCAGGCCCGCATCGCCGAGGACGTGGGCGCGGTGGCCGTGATGAACCTCGAGGCGGTGCCGGCGGACATCCGCAAGCGCGGCGGCGTCGCCCGGATGGCCGACCCCGCCTCGCTCGAGGCGATCATCGACGAGGTCTCGATCCCGGTGATGGGCAAGGCCCGCATCGGCCACACGAAGGAGGCCCAGATCCTGGAGGCCGCCGGCGCGGACATGGTCGACGAGAGCGAGGTGCTCACGCCGGCCGACGACCGCTACCACATCGACAAGCGCGAGTTCACCGCGCCGTTCGTCTGCGGGGCGCGGAACCTCCAGGAGGCGCTGCGCCGCATCGACGAGGGCGCGGCGATGATCCGCACCAAGGGCGAGGCCGGCACCGGCGACGTGAACCAGGCGGTCCACCACCAGCGCAACATCAAGGGGTCGATCCGCAAACTCGAAGGGATGAGCCACGAGGAACGCGAGAAGTGGGCTCGCGAGCACGAGGCTCCCGCCGAGCTCGTCCACGAGACGGCCGATATGGGACGGCTCCCGGTGGTCAACTTCGCCGCCGGCGGCATCGCGACGCCGGCCGACGCCGCGCTGATGATGCACCACGGCTGTGACGGCATCTTCGTCGGCTCGGGCATCTTCGGCGCGGAGGACCCCGAGGCGATGGGCACCGCCATCGTCGAGGCGGTCAACAACTGGGACGACCCCGAGACGCTGAAGGAGATCGCATCCGACGTCGGCAAGGGGATGTCCGGCGACGCGAACGCCGACCTCCCCGAGGAAGAGAAACTCCAGGGTCGGGGCGTCTGA
- a CDS encoding mechanosensitive ion channel family protein — protein sequence MQATDTPTGSETSDAVVELVAGLQRFLEGLATTQGRAVATLLLLGLLVLGVVVVPVVLSRFRAAGVAWLESGRTAVWLDRLKTLTPTSFQGILLRTVQAAVLALVVVSFLVVWGLVDVVALVRPFAAGSNPWLLSTLQSLLVVALAFVLSDQLSRFVDRLSEALEDFTEHQEEIILRLGQVTIFVTAGASILTFWDQNVGGLLVGAGFLGIVVGFAARRTLGSLIAGFVLMFSRPFTIGDWVEIGDQEGIVTNITIFNTRLENFDGEFVVIPNDQVSDRAITNRSQKGLLRLTLDVGVDYDTDVERAADLAREAMTDLSELVDSPPPQVVPKSFGDSAVVLELRFWIDHPTPPRKWRAISAVVQSVKATFDEEGVSIPFPQRTLKTRGGSDLSEAVEVGAAEAED from the coding sequence GTGCAGGCGACGGACACACCGACGGGAAGCGAGACGAGCGACGCGGTCGTCGAGCTCGTCGCTGGGCTCCAGCGGTTCCTCGAGGGCCTCGCGACGACACAGGGCCGAGCCGTCGCGACACTGCTGTTGCTCGGCCTCCTCGTCCTCGGGGTCGTCGTCGTCCCCGTCGTCCTCTCCCGGTTCCGTGCGGCCGGCGTGGCGTGGCTGGAGTCGGGCCGCACCGCCGTCTGGCTCGACCGGCTCAAGACGCTGACGCCGACGTCCTTCCAGGGCATCCTCTTGCGGACGGTCCAGGCGGCGGTCCTGGCCCTGGTCGTGGTCTCGTTCCTCGTCGTCTGGGGACTCGTCGACGTGGTCGCCCTCGTGCGGCCGTTCGCGGCGGGGAGCAACCCCTGGCTGCTGTCGACGCTCCAGTCGCTGCTGGTCGTCGCGCTCGCGTTCGTCCTCTCGGACCAGCTCAGTCGGTTCGTCGACAGGCTCAGCGAGGCCCTGGAGGACTTCACCGAACACCAGGAGGAGATCATCCTCCGCCTCGGACAGGTGACGATCTTCGTCACCGCGGGCGCGAGCATCCTCACGTTCTGGGACCAGAACGTCGGCGGCCTGCTCGTCGGGGCCGGGTTCCTCGGCATCGTCGTCGGGTTCGCCGCCCGGCGGACGCTCGGCTCGCTCATCGCCGGGTTCGTGCTGATGTTCTCCCGGCCGTTCACCATCGGCGACTGGGTCGAGATCGGCGACCAGGAGGGGATCGTCACGAACATCACCATCTTCAACACCCGTCTGGAGAACTTCGACGGTGAGTTCGTCGTCATCCCGAACGACCAGGTCAGCGACCGCGCCATCACGAACCGCAGCCAGAAGGGGCTCCTGCGGCTGACGCTCGACGTCGGCGTCGACTACGACACCGACGTCGAGCGGGCGGCCGACCTGGCCCGCGAGGCGATGACCGACCTGAGCGAGCTCGTCGACTCGCCGCCGCCCCAGGTCGTCCCGAAGTCCTTCGGCGACTCCGCGGTCGTGCTCGAACTCCGCTTCTGGATCGACCACCCGACGCCGCCCCGGAAGTGGCGGGCCATCTCGGCGGTGGTCCAGTCGGTCAAGGCCACCTTCGACGAGGAGGGCGTCTCGATCCCGTTCCCGCAGCGGACGCTCAAGACCCGCGGCGGGAGCGACCTCTCTGAGGCCGTCGAGGTCGGGGCCGCCGAGGCCGAGGACTAA